DNA from Arthrobacter sp. PvP023:
AGATCGCAGTGATCAAGGAAGTTCGCGCCATCACTTCCCTGGGCCTCAAGGAAGCCAAGGACCTGGTTGACAGCGCTCCGAAGGCCGTCCTCGAAGGCGCCACCAAGGAAGCTGCCGAGAAGGCAAAGGAGCAGCTCGAAGCTGCCGGCGCCACCGTTACCCTCAAGTAACACTTCGAGCTCCGGGAAGCGTTCAGCTTTCCTTTCTGCTCCGGGAAACCCCGTCCACTCCGGTGGGCGGGGTTTCCTGCGTCCGGGACCTGCACCAACAGTGGGTGAAGTTCCGAAAAAAGATTGTGGACTCTCCTTTTCATGGTCTTCAGGCAGCCCTAGACTTTGGATTTGTGCCTACCGGCCACCTACGTCAAGGAGTTCACACGATGACCGATCCGACCTCTCCGCCCTCCCGCCGCGCCATGCTCACGGCCGCCCTCGTCGGCGGGACCGCCGCCGCAGCCACCCTGGCCGGAGCCCCCGGCGCACAGGCCCTGCCGGCGCTCCAGCCCGGAGGAAAGAAGCAGTTCACCCTGACAGTGCTCGGCACGACCGACCTGCATAACAACGTCTTCAACTGGGACTACTTCAAGGACACGGCCTACGCGGACGCGGCGGGCAACAAGATCGGCGTCGCCCAGGCGGCCACGCTGATCAAGGCAATGCGGGCCGAGCGGGGGGCGCAAGGCACGCTGACCATCGACGCGGGCGACACCATCCAGGGAACGCCGCTGGCCTACTACTTTGCCAAAATTCGCCCAATTTCCGAGTCGGTCACGCACCCCATGGCCCTCGCCATGAACGCGGTGGGCTACGACGCCGTCGGTCTTGGCAACCACGAGTTCAATTACGGCATCCCGCTGCTTCGCACCTGGGAGAAGCAACTCGACTTCCCGCTCCTCGGTGCCAACGTCCACGACGCCGTGACCGGGGAGCGGGCCTTCACCCCGTATGTGCTCAAGCGCGTGAAGACGGACAACGGCTGGCTGACCGTGGGACTGGTCGGCTTCGTGACACCCGGTTGCGCACTCTGGGACCGCGACAACGTCCAGGGAAAACTGGACTTCAACGGAATTGTTGAAGAAGCCAGGATCGTCATCCCGCAAATGAAGGCCGCCGGAGCCGACGTCGTGATCGTCTCCAGCCATTCAGGCGCGACGCCGGGATCCTCCTACGGAGACGCCCTTCCGTTCCCTGAAAATGCCTCCACACAGTTGGCGGAGGAAGTGCCGGGGATCGATGCCATCCTGGTGGGCCACGCCCACGTGGAGATCCCGGAACGATTCGTCCGTAACAGGGCCACCGGCAAGCAGGTGCTCCTCACCGAGCCGCTGAAGTGGGGCATGCGGGTTGCCGTGATGGACCTTCAGTTGGCCAAGGAGAAGGGGCAGTGGAGCGTCACTTCAGCGTCGTCCCACCTGCTGGACGCCAAGACCGTAGAGGCGGATCCCGCCGTCGTCCGCGCCGTTCAGGCCGGGCACGACGCTACGGTGGCGTACGTGAACGAGGTGATTGGAACGTCCACGGCCCCGCTCAGCACGGCCACCGCCTGCTGGGAGGACTCCGCGGCCATCGACGCCATCAACTACGTCCAGGCCAGCACCATCAAGGCCGAACTGGCCGGCGGCACTGCGGCCGGCCTTCCGGTGCTGTCCATTGCCGCGGCGTTTTCGCGCGCCGTGGACGTCAAAGCCGGGCCCCTGACCATCCGTGATGTCGCGGGGCTCTACATATTCGACAACACGCTGCTGTCCATCAAGGTCACCGGTGCCCAGGTGAAGGCCTACCTCGAATGGTCAGCGCAGTACTTCAAGCCGGTCAGTTCCGCCACGGCCCGCGCGGCCGACGTCACCAACGCCGGCACCGCTATGGCGCCGAACGGGACCCCGGACTACAACTACGACGTCGTCTACGGCCTTGATGCGCCGCTGACCTACGACATCGACCTGGCGCGGCCCGTTGGCGGGCGTATCGTCAACCTCAGCTACGGGGGAGAGGCGCTGCGTGCGGACCAGGTATTCGCCATGGCCATCAACAACTACCGCCAGAGCGGCGGCGGGAATTTCCCGGCAGTCAAGACGGCGCCCGTCCTGTCCAACAGCCAGCAGGAGATCCGGCAGCGGATCATTGACTACGTTGTTGACAACGGCACCCTTGATGCAGCCCTGTTCAGCCGGAATGACTGGCGGCTTGTGGTCAACGGCCAGCCGCTGACGGTCACACCCTAGACGTGGCCGCCGGGCGGCGCCGGGACCTGGACGGCGTCGCTGATGTCCGCGACCACGGCGTCCAGCGCCGCGGTCAGGGCATCGGCGTCCACGAAGGCACTGTAGCCGTGCTGCCCGGCACCCATGGAAATCCGCCGCCCTGTGATGGCCGCGTCCGCGTAGACCGGCCACGGCGTGGTGCTGCCCAGCGGGGTGATCGTACCGCGCTCGTAACCGGTGGCCTCGAGCGCGACGTCGGCCGGCGGCAGGGAAAGCTTGTTGACACCCAGCAGGCTGCGGAGCTTCGGCCAGGAAATCTGGCGGTCTCCCGGCACCAAGGCAAACAGGAAGCTGCCGTCCTTGTGCTTGACCACCAGGGACTTCACAATGTCCGACGGCTGGATGCCCAGGATCCGGGCCGCCTCTTGGAGGCTGTCCGCGGCGAGCCGCTCCACGAGCTGGACCTCCAGCCCGCGGGCGGCGGCATCGGCAAGGAACCGCTCCCTGCCGGTGCCGCCGGTGCCGTCGGTTCCGTTCGTGCCGCCGGTGGCGTTGTCGGCGTTGCCAGCCACGGCGTTGCCAGCCACAGTCGTCAGTCGCGGTAGAGGAGGAGGGCTTCGCCCTGCCCGCCGCCGCCGCACAGGGAAACAGCGGCCTTGCCGGAGCCGCGGCGTTTCAGTTCGTGTGCGGCATGTCCGGCCAGGCGGGCGCCCGAGGCCCCGATGGGGTGCCCGAGGGCGATGGCGCCGCCGTGGATGTTGCACTTCTCCAGCGGGTACTGGAGGTCCTTGAGCGACTGGACGGCAACCGAACCGAAGGCCTCGTTGATCTCAATGAAGTCGAGGTCCGCAGTGGTCCATCCGGCACGGTCCAGGGCGCTCTTTATTGCATTGGACGGCTGCGAGTGCAGCGAATTGTCCGGGCCTGCAACCTGGCCCGGCTTGCCCACCACCGCAAGATAGTCCAGGCCGTTGTCTTCCGCGAACTTCCGGCTGGTCAACACCAGGGCGGCAGCGCCGTCGGACAGGGGAGAGGAGTTGCCCGCCGTGATGGTGCCGTCGCTGACGAACGCCGCACGGAGCCCGGCCAGCGACTCGATCGACGTGTTTGGGCGCACTCCTTCGTCAGTGGCCACCACCACCGGATCCCCCTTCCGCTGTTTGACGCTGATCGGGGCGATCTCGTCGTCGAAAACTCCGTTCTTCGCGGCCAGGGCGGCGCGCTGGTGGGACTGGGCCGCCACATTGTCCTGCGAGGTCCGGTCGATGCCCAGAACCAGGTTCTTGCTTTCCGTGGACAGGCCCATGGACTGTCCGTCGAAGGCATCGGTCAGGCCGTCATGCGCGGCCACGTCCAGCGCCTGGACACTCCCGTAAGTCCAACCCTGGCGGGAACCCGGCAGGATGTGCGGCGCCCGGGACATGGATTCCTGGCCGCCGGCGACGACGACGGCGGCATCACCGCTGCGGATCATGCGGGCGGCGTCGATCACGGCTGTGAGGCCGGAAAGGCACACTTTGTTGATAGTGACCGTGGGGACGTTCCAGCCGATGCCGGCGCCGATGGCGCTCTGCCGCGCCGGGTTCTGGCCCGCTCCCGCCTGCAGCACCTGGCCCATGATGACCGCATCCACCTGGTCCGCGGCAACGCCGCTCGCGGCGAGGGCCGCCTTGATGGCATGCGCCCCGAGCTCCACCGCCGTGAAGCCGGCCAACTGTCCGTTGAGGCGGCCCTGCGGCGTGCGGGCCGCAGCGAGGATGACAACATCGTTGTTGTCTGGGGAGTTGCTCATGGTTATCTCTTCCGATCTGTGACGATGTAGGCCAAGGCTATCGTGAGCCGAATCACCTATCCATTCAAACGCATGCGCGGCAGGCTCCATTCCGCTGCCTTGATGGGTAGGCCTGCCCATCAGGCGAATGTGCGGCGCCGGTCAGGGCTGAGTAGGGTGGATGGCGGATACGCCCGTCCCGGGAAGACGTTGTGGGGAAACAGGAGCTCAAATGAAGAAGATACTTGCAGTCGCGGCCATCGCAGGCCTGGCCGGACTCACGGCCTGCAGCGTTTCCACTCCCGCGCCGGACAGCACGACGTCGACGGCGGCCCCCGCCACCTCCTCTTCCGCGCCGTCCCCGGCGTCCCCGTCGCAGTCTTCCGACAGTTCCGACGCCGGAAGTGCGGGCGTGAAGGAAGCCTGCGAGAAGTTCAACACCCTCTACGCCGAGTACAAGGCTGCGGGCGGCGACGCCAATGCCTACGAGGACATCTACCTCAAGGCCGAGGACGCCAAAGCTGCCGTCTCCGGAGACCTCGAGGGCCTTTTTGCTGCACTGAGCCTCATCGCCATCGACCATTCAGCAGCTGGCGGGAACGGCGAGCCGGAGCAGGCTTCCAAGGACGCGGTCCGCGATGCGGTGTTCGCCAACGCCGGCGCCTGCACCGCCGAAGGCGTGACCCTCACGCTGTAGCGGTCCGCCTGCGGCTGCCCGCCCGTGGCGGTGCGCTTGTGCCGGCCCGCCCGCGGCGGGGCGCAGACCAACTAGGTGCCCGCGGCAACAGTGCTTGCAATAAGCGGGGAAGTGGGGTAGACACGTACGCTGTTTTGCCGTATCGTAGATATTTGCGTCTTCCCTGTTTACCTTCAGCCTTCATATAGCGGTGGGCTATGCCTAGCAGCTGATCCATCAACGTGCCGTCAAAGACGTGTCACACCATGGGCAGCCTGGGTCCCGGGTCATATAGCGGAACCGGACTGGTAGCGCTGCGGAGTCATTCTGCAGGGCTTGCAACGGGGGAGATCTGAAAACGCCTGAAGGTCTGTGGAAGGATCCCTCTTGGTCGCCTCGAGCACCTCTAATGTAAACAACGCTACCGCTATCAATGCCGACAGCACCGATGGTGCCACTCGCCGGCTCTCATTCGCAAAGATTCACGAACCTCTTGACGTTCCGAATCTGCTTGCCCTGCAAACGGACAGCTTCGACTGGCTGGTCGGAAACGAACGCTGGCAGGCACGCGTTGCGAAGGCCGTCGAAGAAGGCGACCTCAGCGTCGCCACTAGCTCCGGTCTGTCTGACATCTTCGAAGAGATCTCCCCGATCGAGGATTTCCAGGGCACCATGTCCCTGAGCTTCTCCGATCCGGAGTTCGCTGATCCCAAATACACCATGGCCGAGTGCAAGGACCGGGACGCTACGTACTCGGCTCCGCTGTACGTTAAAGCCGAGTTCATGAACAACAACACGGGCGAAATCAAGCAGCAGACCGTGTTCATGGGTGACTTCCCGCTGATGACCGAGAAGGGCACCTTCGTAGTCAACGGCACCGAGCGCGTCGTTGTCTCCCAGCTGGTCCGTTCCCCGGGCGCCTACTTCGAGCGCACCGCTGACAAGACCAGCGACAAGGATATCTTCACTGCCAAGATCATCCCGTCCCGCGGTGCCTGGTTCGAGCTCGAGATCGACAAGCGCGACCAGGTCGGCGTCCGCCTTGACCGCAAGCGCAAGCAGTCCGTCACGGTGCTGCTGAAGGCCCTCGGCTGGACCGAAGGCCAAATCCTCGAAGAGTTCGGCCAGTACGACTCCATGCGCGCAACGCTGGAGAAGGACGCCACCGAAACCCGCGAAGACGCCTTGCTGGACATCTACCGGAAGCTGCGACCGGGCGAGCCGCCCACCGTCGAGGCTGCCCAGTCCCTGCTGGACAACCTGTACTTCAACTCCAAGCGCTACGATCTGGCCAAGGTCGGCCGTTACAAGATCAACCGCAAGCTTGGCATCGACCGCTCCCTTGGCGACAAGGAAGCATCGGTCCTGCACGTCGAAGACATCGTTGCAATGATCAAGTTCCTGGTTGCACTGCACGCCGGCGAGAAGACCCTCACCGGCAAGCGCGACGGCCAGGACCACGAGCTGCGCGTCGAAATCGATGACATCGACCACTTCGGCAACCGCCGCATCCGCGCCGTCGGCGAGCTCATCGAGAACCAGGTCCGCACCGGCCTGTCCCGTATGGAGCGCGTCGTCCGCGAGCGTATGACCACGCAGGACGTCGAAGCCATCACGCCGCAGACGCTGATCAACATCCGCCCGGTGGTGGCAGCCATCAAGGAGTTCTTCGGAACCTCCCAGCTGTCCCAGTTCATGGACCAGAACAACCCGCTGTCGGGTCTGACCCACAAGCGCCGTCTGTCCGCGCTTGGCCCGGGTGGTCTGTCCCGTGACCGTGCAGGCATGGAAGTCCGAGACGTTCACCCGTCCCACTACGGACGTATGTGCCCCATTGAAACCCCTGAAGGCCCGAACATTGGTCTGATCGGTTCGCTGGCATCCTACGGCCGCATCAACCCCTTCGGTTTCATCGAGACGCCTTACCGCCTCGTATCGGAGGGCGTCGTGTCCGATGAGGTCCAGTACCTGACGGCCGACGACGAAGCAGAGGTCCTGATTGCTCAGGCCAACGCTCCGCTGGACGAGAACAAGAAGTTCGCCGAAGAGACCGTCCTGGTCCGCGCCCGTGGTGGTGGAGGCGAGCCCGTGCTGGTCCCCGCCGCCGACGTCGAGTTCATGGACGTTTCCCCGCGCCAGATGGTGTCCGTGGCTACGGCCCTGATTCCGTTCCTCGAGCATGACGATGCAAACCGCGCACTCATGGGTGCCAACATGCAGCGCCAGGCCGTGCCGCTGGTCCGTTCCGAGGCGCCGTTCGTCGGTACCGGCATGGAGCGCGCCGCTGCAGTCGACGCCGGTGACGTCGTTATCGCGAAGAAGGCCGGTGTGGTCACCGAGGTGTCCGCTGAACTCGTCATCATGCTCAACGACGACGGCACGGAAACCAACTACCGCATCAACAAGTTCGCGCGTTCCAACCAGGGCAACTGCTACAACCACCGTGTCCTGGTGAGCGAAGGCCAGCGCCTGGAGGTCGGCGGCATCATCGCTGACGGCCCGGCAACGGACCAGGGTGAACTTGCGCTCGGTAAGAACCTGCTCGTGGCATTCATGTCATGGGAAGGCCACAACTTCGAGGACGCCATCATCCTCTCGCA
Protein-coding regions in this window:
- a CDS encoding aminoacyl-tRNA deacylase — its product is MAGNADNATGGTNGTDGTGGTGRERFLADAAARGLEVQLVERLAADSLQEAARILGIQPSDIVKSLVVKHKDGSFLFALVPGDRQISWPKLRSLLGVNKLSLPPADVALEATGYERGTITPLGSTTPWPVYADAAITGRRISMGAGQHGYSAFVDADALTAALDAVVADISDAVQVPAPPGGHV
- the rpoB gene encoding DNA-directed RNA polymerase subunit beta — its product is MVASSTSNVNNATAINADSTDGATRRLSFAKIHEPLDVPNLLALQTDSFDWLVGNERWQARVAKAVEEGDLSVATSSGLSDIFEEISPIEDFQGTMSLSFSDPEFADPKYTMAECKDRDATYSAPLYVKAEFMNNNTGEIKQQTVFMGDFPLMTEKGTFVVNGTERVVVSQLVRSPGAYFERTADKTSDKDIFTAKIIPSRGAWFELEIDKRDQVGVRLDRKRKQSVTVLLKALGWTEGQILEEFGQYDSMRATLEKDATETREDALLDIYRKLRPGEPPTVEAAQSLLDNLYFNSKRYDLAKVGRYKINRKLGIDRSLGDKEASVLHVEDIVAMIKFLVALHAGEKTLTGKRDGQDHELRVEIDDIDHFGNRRIRAVGELIENQVRTGLSRMERVVRERMTTQDVEAITPQTLINIRPVVAAIKEFFGTSQLSQFMDQNNPLSGLTHKRRLSALGPGGLSRDRAGMEVRDVHPSHYGRMCPIETPEGPNIGLIGSLASYGRINPFGFIETPYRLVSEGVVSDEVQYLTADDEAEVLIAQANAPLDENKKFAEETVLVRARGGGGEPVLVPAADVEFMDVSPRQMVSVATALIPFLEHDDANRALMGANMQRQAVPLVRSEAPFVGTGMERAAAVDAGDVVIAKKAGVVTEVSAELVIMLNDDGTETNYRINKFARSNQGNCYNHRVLVSEGQRLEVGGIIADGPATDQGELALGKNLLVAFMSWEGHNFEDAIILSQRIVAEDVLSSIHIEEHEIDARDTKLGAEEITRDIPNVSEEVLAGLDERGIIHIGAEVEAGDILVGKVTPKGETELTPEERLLRAIFGEKSREVRDTSLKVPHGESGTVIGVRVFDRDNDDELPPGVNQLVRVYVAAKRKITDGDKLAGRHGNKGVISKILPIEDMPFLADGTPVDIVLNPLGVPGRMNVGQVLETHLGWVAKTGWKIEGEPEWVKQLPNLPRESGQTTVATPVFDGAREEEITGLLDSTNVTRDGDRLINSSGKTRLFDGRSGEPFPDPISVGYMYILKLHHLVDDKIHARSTGPYSMITQQPLGGKAQFGGQRFGEMEVWALEAYGAAYTLQELLTIKSDDIHGRVKVYEAIVKGENIPEPGVPESFKVLIKEMQSLCLNVEVLSTDGTTIEMRDSDDAVFTAAEELGIDLSRAEPSSVEEV
- a CDS encoding bifunctional UDP-sugar hydrolase/5'-nucleotidase translates to MTDPTSPPSRRAMLTAALVGGTAAAATLAGAPGAQALPALQPGGKKQFTLTVLGTTDLHNNVFNWDYFKDTAYADAAGNKIGVAQAATLIKAMRAERGAQGTLTIDAGDTIQGTPLAYYFAKIRPISESVTHPMALAMNAVGYDAVGLGNHEFNYGIPLLRTWEKQLDFPLLGANVHDAVTGERAFTPYVLKRVKTDNGWLTVGLVGFVTPGCALWDRDNVQGKLDFNGIVEEARIVIPQMKAAGADVVIVSSHSGATPGSSYGDALPFPENASTQLAEEVPGIDAILVGHAHVEIPERFVRNRATGKQVLLTEPLKWGMRVAVMDLQLAKEKGQWSVTSASSHLLDAKTVEADPAVVRAVQAGHDATVAYVNEVIGTSTAPLSTATACWEDSAAIDAINYVQASTIKAELAGGTAAGLPVLSIAAAFSRAVDVKAGPLTIRDVAGLYIFDNTLLSIKVTGAQVKAYLEWSAQYFKPVSSATARAADVTNAGTAMAPNGTPDYNYDVVYGLDAPLTYDIDLARPVGGRIVNLSYGGEALRADQVFAMAINNYRQSGGGNFPAVKTAPVLSNSQQEIRQRIIDYVVDNGTLDAALFSRNDWRLVVNGQPLTVTP
- a CDS encoding acetyl-CoA C-acetyltransferase gives rise to the protein MSNSPDNNDVVILAAARTPQGRLNGQLAGFTAVELGAHAIKAALAASGVAADQVDAVIMGQVLQAGAGQNPARQSAIGAGIGWNVPTVTINKVCLSGLTAVIDAARMIRSGDAAVVVAGGQESMSRAPHILPGSRQGWTYGSVQALDVAAHDGLTDAFDGQSMGLSTESKNLVLGIDRTSQDNVAAQSHQRAALAAKNGVFDDEIAPISVKQRKGDPVVVATDEGVRPNTSIESLAGLRAAFVSDGTITAGNSSPLSDGAAALVLTSRKFAEDNGLDYLAVVGKPGQVAGPDNSLHSQPSNAIKSALDRAGWTTADLDFIEINEAFGSVAVQSLKDLQYPLEKCNIHGGAIALGHPIGASGARLAGHAAHELKRRGSGKAAVSLCGGGGQGEALLLYRD